In Mycolicibacterium tusciae JS617, one genomic interval encodes:
- a CDS encoding RNA-guided endonuclease InsQ/TnpB family protein, translated as MSRYRLLPTTEQTVLLAEHCRHARYVWNLAVEQHQHWQPGRRAPGYNEQCAQLTAARAEYDWLAGGSQTVQQQALRDFAQAMQNYFAGTHRRPTWRKAGVHEGFRQVAVKPHHIEQLNRRFGRVWVPKVGWVRFRLSRPVPEGAKSYRVTCDRAGRWHIAFAHVPEPIPSPGDGSAVGIDRGVTVSAALSSGELLHAPGLSGGESKRLDMLQQRLARAKRGSNRRARTKRAIAKLKARETDRRKDWVEKTTTDIARRFDTIRIETLDVRAMTRSGRGTPEQPGVQVAQKRGLNRGISRSGWGLLAARLQHKASGRVEQVPAAYTSQRCSECGHVAPGNRKSQAVFQCEACTAGPCNADVNAARNIAAGRAVTARGDLGVGRSTNREPQLCSPAA; from the coding sequence GTGTCGCGATACCGACTGTTGCCGACTACTGAGCAGACGGTGCTGTTGGCCGAGCATTGTCGGCACGCCCGGTATGTGTGGAATCTGGCGGTGGAGCAGCACCAGCACTGGCAACCGGGACGCCGCGCGCCCGGCTACAACGAGCAGTGCGCCCAGTTGACCGCGGCACGCGCCGAATACGACTGGCTGGCGGGCGGCTCCCAAACCGTGCAGCAGCAGGCGCTGCGGGACTTCGCGCAGGCCATGCAAAACTATTTCGCCGGAACGCACCGCCGCCCAACGTGGCGCAAAGCCGGTGTGCACGAGGGGTTCCGGCAGGTCGCGGTCAAACCGCATCACATCGAACAGCTGAATCGCCGGTTCGGGCGGGTGTGGGTGCCCAAGGTCGGCTGGGTCCGATTTCGACTCTCGCGGCCGGTGCCCGAGGGGGCGAAGTCCTACCGGGTCACCTGTGATCGGGCCGGGCGCTGGCATATCGCGTTCGCCCATGTCCCCGAGCCGATCCCCAGTCCCGGAGACGGCAGCGCGGTAGGTATCGACCGGGGTGTCACCGTGTCGGCGGCGCTGTCGAGCGGGGAACTGCTGCACGCCCCTGGCCTCAGCGGCGGTGAGTCGAAACGGCTGGACATGCTGCAGCAGCGGTTGGCCCGCGCCAAGCGCGGCTCCAACCGGCGCGCCCGCACGAAGCGGGCGATCGCCAAGCTCAAAGCGCGCGAGACCGACCGGCGCAAGGATTGGGTGGAAAAGACCACCACTGATATTGCGCGGCGCTTCGACACCATCCGCATCGAGACCCTCGATGTGCGGGCGATGACCCGTAGTGGGCGGGGCACCCCCGAGCAGCCGGGGGTGCAGGTCGCCCAAAAGCGCGGGCTCAATCGCGGAATCAGCCGCAGCGGTTGGGGCCTTCTCGCGGCGCGTTTGCAGCACAAAGCCTCTGGTCGTGTCGAGCAAGTACCGGCCGCGTACACGTCGCAACGATGCTCGGAGTGCGGGCACGTCGCGCCAGGAAACCGTAAGAGCCAAGCGGTTTTCCAGTGCGAAGCCTGCACCGCGGGGCCGTGCAACGCCGACGTGAACGCTGCACGCAATATCGCCGCCGGACGGGCGGTGACAGCACGGGGAGACCTCGGCGTTGGCCGGTCTACGAACCGTGAACCTCAACTCTGCTCTCCTGCCGCATAG
- a CDS encoding site-specific integrase has translation MADTSADGWTLHFYDFQQRFVAVDDLVPGVGDVEAWAKRNGAREGTPFFLDPWGRADPLVNAYWRDPLVRGRATGTLRRYALSLKVWLDFLHAMGVRWDQASRSELAAFKEWRLSAEENPQHVSPNSFCVDRAAIRGFYSWAAEQHGIDNPVRVRGIATSWMGGGQIVLESTPSGMSRDDVKWLTPQAFRLWRNLGLRGFTMESVPREDWRGATEDRDVAFVEGLFGTGLRIGEWASMLTIEVPEPGSEGLICSRVASQCAKGGSGRAFWMRRRVAQQVHFYLQEGSRTAAIARAQRAGRYEQVADRWIVERVRRDGQLKVVDATGSRRTVRLDALGPSTRIKLFCRGRDGLEPMWLWLNHDGTPRPKHSWYKTFDRANTRVAKALAPSGGTPLWCRPHMLRHSFALRWFCIATFVAWRRTDMLTKQEQRDFRNQLGDVWFLLATLLGHRSAEVTRSVYLEPFQALQVEELIALMDADDRQSLERLVATVGVGEPRVLTVQV, from the coding sequence ATGGCTGATACTTCGGCTGATGGTTGGACTCTTCATTTCTACGACTTCCAGCAGCGGTTCGTCGCGGTAGACGACCTGGTTCCAGGGGTAGGGGATGTCGAGGCCTGGGCGAAGCGAAATGGTGCGCGTGAGGGCACTCCGTTCTTCCTTGATCCGTGGGGGCGGGCGGATCCGTTGGTGAACGCCTACTGGCGAGATCCGCTGGTGCGGGGACGAGCAACGGGGACGTTGCGTCGTTACGCCTTGTCGTTGAAGGTGTGGCTGGATTTTCTGCACGCGATGGGCGTTCGATGGGATCAGGCGTCGCGATCGGAACTGGCTGCGTTCAAGGAATGGCGTTTGTCGGCTGAGGAGAACCCTCAGCACGTGAGTCCAAATAGTTTCTGTGTCGATCGCGCGGCGATCCGCGGTTTCTACTCGTGGGCAGCCGAGCAGCACGGAATCGACAACCCCGTCCGAGTGCGTGGGATTGCCACGTCGTGGATGGGCGGGGGCCAAATCGTGTTGGAGAGCACACCGTCGGGAATGAGCAGGGACGACGTGAAGTGGCTTACCCCACAGGCATTTCGATTGTGGCGGAACTTGGGGTTGCGCGGTTTCACGATGGAGAGCGTGCCGCGCGAAGATTGGCGGGGAGCGACTGAGGATCGCGACGTCGCGTTCGTGGAGGGGTTGTTCGGGACGGGTTTGCGAATCGGCGAGTGGGCCAGCATGTTGACCATCGAGGTACCCGAGCCGGGCTCTGAGGGGTTGATTTGTTCGCGCGTGGCGTCTCAGTGCGCGAAGGGTGGCAGCGGGCGAGCGTTCTGGATGCGGCGCCGCGTCGCCCAGCAAGTCCACTTCTATCTGCAGGAAGGTAGTCGCACTGCTGCCATCGCCCGCGCGCAACGTGCCGGTCGCTATGAGCAGGTCGCCGATCGTTGGATCGTTGAACGGGTTCGCCGCGATGGGCAACTTAAGGTTGTTGATGCGACGGGATCGCGTCGTACGGTCCGTTTGGATGCACTCGGGCCGTCGACACGAATCAAGTTGTTCTGCCGGGGACGTGATGGCCTGGAACCGATGTGGCTGTGGCTCAATCACGACGGGACACCTCGCCCTAAACACTCCTGGTACAAGACATTCGACCGCGCGAACACCAGGGTCGCGAAAGCGCTTGCCCCATCAGGGGGAACGCCGTTGTGGTGCCGTCCCCACATGCTGAGGCATTCCTTTGCGCTGCGGTGGTTTTGCATCGCCACGTTCGTGGCGTGGCGCCGTACCGATATGTTGACCAAGCAGGAGCAGCGCGACTTCCGTAATCAGCTCGGTGATGTGTGGTTTCTGCTGGCGACACTTCTCGGGCATCGCAGTGCCGAGGTGACACGCAGCGTCTATCTCGAGCCGTTTCAGGCGTTGCAGGTCGAGGAGCTCATCGCGTTGATGGACGCTGATGATCGGCAATCCCTTGAGCGTCTCGTCGCAACAGTCGGCGTCGGTGAACCTCGTGTGTTGACAGTCCAAGTGTGA
- a CDS encoding type II toxin-antitoxin system PemK/MazF family toxin: MTRALRSQAYRVDLGHGSKPWVILSNNSRNRNLDTVLAARITTTSKHAHVPTVVPLTAADPLVGYVLVDDIVQLYHDELTEALGTLSLPTMAEISKALRIALP; encoded by the coding sequence ATGACACGTGCGCTGCGCAGCCAGGCGTACCGAGTGGACCTCGGACATGGCTCCAAGCCGTGGGTCATCCTCAGTAACAACTCGAGGAACAGAAACCTCGATACCGTTCTGGCAGCACGTATTACGACAACCAGTAAGCACGCCCACGTTCCCACGGTCGTGCCGTTGACCGCGGCCGACCCGTTGGTGGGCTACGTCCTCGTCGATGACATCGTGCAGCTCTACCACGATGAACTCACCGAAGCGCTAGGGACCTTGTCCCTGCCCACCATGGCCGAAATCAGCAAGGCGCTTCGGATCGCGCTTCCCTGA
- a CDS encoding DUF1942 domain-containing protein, producing the protein MKIASVTSMLACTSAALTVGLLGTPTAAADVETTTFGDDAELVDNGVVQAWVVSDLRRSADVIDYPVHGTLWEATATGVAVAGTVTPVVSNFNARAADGATYRVLFGAATPLGVNPATLAESQHTTGKLYFDVTGTAPETVVYNSMGTDRAVWVAPPPPATGGGQWSPPAGTQSTPSATAGVDGADVAEIPPLDAEGAGVEAGETVPTDALPTGSQGTPVEATPAATGGSQGTPVAEGSQGTPVEPSAAPVSPAPDAAAAAGTPQPETAPAGSQGTPATAAPTTTVIAPPPS; encoded by the coding sequence GTGAAGATTGCATCCGTGACCTCAATGTTGGCCTGCACGTCGGCGGCGTTGACCGTGGGCCTGCTCGGCACACCCACGGCGGCAGCGGATGTGGAGACCACTACGTTCGGTGATGACGCCGAGCTGGTGGACAACGGTGTCGTGCAGGCGTGGGTCGTCAGCGATCTCAGGCGCAGTGCTGATGTCATCGACTACCCGGTGCACGGCACGCTGTGGGAGGCCACGGCCACCGGCGTGGCCGTCGCTGGAACGGTGACACCGGTGGTGTCCAATTTCAATGCACGAGCCGCCGACGGCGCGACCTACCGGGTGTTGTTCGGAGCGGCCACACCGCTGGGCGTCAACCCCGCCACGCTCGCTGAGAGCCAGCACACGACAGGCAAGCTGTACTTTGACGTCACCGGCACCGCGCCCGAGACTGTGGTGTACAACTCGATGGGCACCGACCGAGCGGTGTGGGTCGCCCCGCCGCCGCCGGCCACCGGCGGCGGCCAGTGGAGCCCCCCAGCGGGCACACAGTCCACCCCGTCGGCCACCGCGGGGGTCGACGGTGCGGACGTCGCCGAAATACCGCCGTTGGACGCCGAAGGTGCAGGCGTCGAGGCCGGCGAAACCGTGCCGACAGACGCGCTACCCACCGGCAGCCAAGGAACCCCCGTCGAGGCGACACCGGCAGCGACAGGCGGCAGTCAGGGCACCCCGGTCGCCGAGGGCAGTCAGGGCACCCCCGTCGAACCCAGTGCTGCCCCCGTCAGCCCCGCCCCAGACGCGGCGGCCGCCGCGGGGACCCCACAGCCTGAGACCGCACCTGCCGGCAGCCAAGGCACCCCCGCCACCGCGGCACCGACGACCACGGTGATCGCGCCGCCGCCCAGCTGA